The Pyxidicoccus sp. MSG2 DNA segment CTGTGGCTTCTCGTACGCGGCCTACCTGTACGAGGTCTTCGCCGTGGCCATCTTCTTCTTCGTGAAGAAGGACACGCGCTTCGAAAAGGTGTGCTGGGCCTTCCTGCTGGTGAACGCCATTGGCGTGGTCATCTACCTCGTCTACCCGGCGGCGCCCCCCTGGTACGTCCTGAAGTACGGCCCCGGCCCCGCGGACCTCGCGGCCCTGCCCAGTCCGGCGGGTACGGCGCGCTTCGACGCGCTGCTGGGCATCCACTACTTCGCCAGCTTCTACGCGCGGAACACCAACGTCTTCGGGGCGATGCCGTCACTGCACGCGTCCTACCCGTTCATGATGGTGTTCTTCCTGTGGCACAAGGGCTGGGCCTGGCGCGTGCCCGCGGCGCTGTTCTCGGCGCTGGTGTCGTTCTCCGCCGTGTACCTGACGCACCACTACATCCTGGACGTGCTCGCGGGGTTGACCGCGGCCCTCGCCGCCTTCCTGGTGGTGGAGGCGGTGTTCGCGCGCCGTACGGCGCCCGCGCCCATCGCAGTGCCCCTGACGACTTCTAGAGGAGACACCCGTGCTTGAGAACCTGGTGGCGTGGCTGAGCGGAAACCTGTCTCCGTCGGCCCGCATCTGGACGGCGCTGGCCCCCGCGATTCTGGCCTGTGCCTACTTCCTCGGAGGGCTGCTGCTCTTCTGCATCCGGTGCGCCTTCAAGGGCATCCCCCGCGACGAGGAGACGCTCAAGCGCGGCAGCACGGTGCTGGTGGGCTTCTTCCTCCGGCACTACTTCTTCTGGGTCATCCAGCCGCTGTGGGCGGTGATTCTGCGCTCGGGCCTGCCGGCCAACGCGCTGTCCATGCTGTCGGGCCTCCTGGGCATCTCCGCCGGCGTGGCGCTGGCGGCGGGCCGCTTCGCGCTGGGCGGCTGGCTGTTCCTCTTCGCGGGCATCCTCGACGTGATGGACGGCCGCATCGCCCGCACGCGCAAGGAGGCCAACCCGGCCGGCGCGGCGCTGGACTCGGTGCTGGACCGGTACGTGGACTCGGCGATGTTGATGGGCCTGGCCTGGTACTACCGGGACACGTGGGTGCTCTTGCCCGCGCTGATGGCGCTGCTCGGCTCGTCGCTGGTGCCGTATGTGCGCGCCAAGGGCGAGGGCCTGGGCGTGAGCGTGCGGGATGGCGCCATGCAGCGGCTGGAGCGGGTGCTCTTCCTGGGCGTGGGCACGGCGCTGTCGCCGATTCTCGAGGCCGTCTTCTGGCCCCAGGAGAAGCACCCCATGCACTGGCTGGCGGTGGTGGGCCTGGTGTTCGTGTCCATCATGAGCAACTACACGGCCATCACCCGCTTCCGGAACCTGGTGAGGGCGCTGGCGCCGAAGCGGCAGGAGGCGCGCTCCGAGAAGGCCATCTACGGCCTCAACGCGGTGGCGGGCGCGGTCGCCACGGCGGCGGACTTCGCGCTGGTGCTGCTGCTGGTGGAGTGGCTGGGCATCCTGCCCGCCTGGGCCACGGTGGTGGGCTCCGTGCTGGGCGCGGTGGTGAACTACTCCATCAACCGCGTGTTCACCTTCAAGAGCACCGCCGCGGTGTCGCGGCAGTTGGCGCGCTACGCGGTGGTGAGCGGGACGAGCGCGCTGCTCAACGCGGGCGGCGTGGCGCTGTTCACGTTGCATCCGCAACTGCCCTACGCGTTGGGTTGGTGGCTGGTGCGCGGCGTCGTGTACTTCGCGTGGAACCTGCCCCTGCAGCGCGATTATGTCTTCAACGACAACGCCTCGCCGGATGCGCTCCTGGAGCAGCGCCCACATGCTGCGTAAAGTCCTCTTTCAGGTCCTGATGGTGGTGGTGCTCCTCACCACGCTCGCGCTGCCCGGACGGGCGGCGGGCGCGGGGCTGGAGCCGGCGCCCTCCCCGCTCGACAACTACGGGGAGAGCTTCACCTTCATCGGGGACCTGGAGGACGGCACCTTTGTCCTGGTGCAGCTGTCGGTGACGAACCTGGGCCCCGGCTCGCGCCACGGCATCTGCCGCGCGTCGGTGCTCAAGCCCGGGCAGCGCGCGTGGACGCCGCAGAAGAAGGTGGGCGAGAAGGAGTGGAGCTACGACGTGACCAGCGGCACGCTCCAGGTGGGCACGTGCTCGGCGCGGTCGGCGGGTGGCTTCACGCGGGTGGAGGCGCCGCTGGACGGCGGGCGGGTGGTGCTGGAGTACGCCGCGCCGGTGCAGCCGCGGTCCCCCGAGGGCTCCGACGTGGAGGTGGGCAGCGCGCGCTACCGCCACGAGGTGACGCTGGCCTTCAGTCCGCTGCGGGTGACGCTGCAGCTTCCCAAGGGCGCGGAGGAGACGCGCGTGGGTGGCGGATACGCGGACCACACGCGCTCGACGATTGCTCCGGCGAAGCTGGCCAAGCGCTGGGTGCGCTTCCGCGCGCTGCGCGGTGGTGAGCGGATGGTGCTGCTGGCGCGCGAGGGCCAGGATGGTGAGTTCGGCCCCGTGTACGAGTGGGAGGAGGGCGGCAACCCCCACCCCCTGGAGCACTTCACGCTCAGCCGCGAGGGCGCGAAGGAGCGCAGCGTGTGGAAGGTGGAGGTCTTCGGGGACGGCGGCGCGGCGCTGGTGCTGCGCTCCACGCAGCTGTTGCAGCGCAACGCGCCGGTGGAGGACCTGGGTATGCTGGCCGGGCTGGTGAGGCCGGTGGTGGGCTCGCCGGTGACGTACCTGCACCGCGCGGTGCTGGAGCGCGCGGGGAAGCCGCCGGTGGCGGGGCTGATGGAAGTGACGCTCGAGGGCGACCAGTGAGCGTGTCGCTGCTCCGCGACGTGCACCATGTGCCAGGAGTTCGAGGCTGGGTGCGCAAGCAGGTGCTGCGCTCGGTGGCGCGGTGCGTGGAGTGGACCACGAAGCTGCCCGGGCAGGGCCTCAACGTGTCGCGCGTGAATGACTGGCTCCACGTGGGCGGCGGCGTGCCGCGCTCGCGGTACGCGGAGCTGAAGGCCCGTGGAGTCACGGCGGTGATTGATTTGCGCGCCGAGCGCTGCGACGACGCGAAGGCGCTGGCGGCGCTGGGAATCGAGTTCTTCCACCTGCCGGTGACGGACCGGTATCCGCCTTCCGTGGAGCAGTTGATGCGCGGCGTGGAGTGGGCGCTGCCCCGGGTGGAGCAGGGCGGGCACCTCTTCACGCACTGCGAGCACGGCGTGGGGCGTGGCCCGTTGATGGGCCTGGCCGTCATGGTGGCGCGCGGCTGGGAAGCGCCTGAGGCGTACCGTGAGCTGCGCAAGGCGCGGTGGCAGTCCACGCTGAACGACAGGCAGCTCGGTGGACTCGCGGACTTCGTCGAGGCGTGGAAGTCCCGGGCGGGCGAGCGCGCGGCGTAGTCACCGCGCCCTGGCGACAGCAGGAACGTCAGCAGCGACCGAAGCTCGTGAAGGGCGGTGATTGGAACCGTGCCGAGGCTCGGAGCCATGCTCCGTCTCAGGGTTCCGGAACCGTCACCCTGCGCCTCCACGCGGCTGGAGTGACACCGTGCACGCGGCGGAACAGACGGATGAAGTGCGTCACGTCCGCGTAGCCCACGCGCTCGGCGATGATGTCCACACGCTCATCCGTGCCTCTCAGGCGGCGGCGGGCCTCGGCCATGCGGCACTCGAGAATCCACTCGCCCACGGTGCGGCCCGTCTCCTGACGCACCACTCCCGCCACGTGCGCGGACGAGCGCCCCACCGCCCTCGCCACCTTCGCGAGCGACAGCGGCTCGATGCAGTGGGTCTCGATGTACGTGAGCGCCTTGCGGCTCAGTCCCACCGAGGGTGACTCCTGCGTCGTGGCGGGCGACGACATGCGCTCCAGCTCGATGAGCACCAGGCGCAGCAGCGCGAGCGCGGCCTCGTCGCCGCCCCGCTCCGCGTGCGCCAATTCCTCTCCCAACAGCCGCATCCACCGCAGCAGCCGGCGGCGCTGCACCACCGTGGGCCGCAGCACGGGGTGACAGCCCTGGCGCACCCGCATCAACGGCCCGAGCCGCGACGCCCCCTCTCCCATGGCGTCCGTGCCACCAAGCACCTCCGGATGGAAGGCGAGCCCCCAGCCCTCCGCGTCCGACACGCTCACGCGATGCGGGTCCCCGGGCGGAATGAGGTGCACGTCCCCGGCGCGCACCGCGAACTCGCCCGCGTGCCGCACCCGGGACTGGCCTCGCGTCACCAGCATCACCACGGCGTAGGTGTGGACGGACGCGGGGCCTCGCATCCCCGAGCCTCGGACCTGCAGCCGCTCCACCATGATGGGGAGGCGTCCCTGCTCGAAGTCCCTCCGCGTCTGCGAAACGAAGTGCTTCGGGGTGCACGACTCGGAGGACATGCGGCCTTCGTAGCGAGCCGGCGCGCGGAGCTCAACCACCTCACCCATGGCTGACGCCCGCGAACTCCATGTTCAGGGTGTGGTTCATCTTGTATCCCACCATCGCGCCCTGCGACGCCGCGATGAGCGCGCCCTGCAGCATCGTCGTGAGGTCCCCCGCCGCGAAGATGCCGGGGATGGACGTCTCCTGGAACTCGTTCACCTTGACGAAGCCCTGCTCGTCCAGCGCGAGTCCCAGCCGCTGCACCAGCTCCACCTGACGCTGCGGCGGACGGGCGAAGATGAACTCCCGCGCCACCCGCGTCCCGTCCTCCAGCTCCACCGACTCCAGCGCATTCCCATCCGCCGTGGGCACGAGCCGGCGGATTCGCCGCTCCTCCAGGCGGACGCCCGCCCGCTCCAGTTGCGCCCGCTTGTCCGCGGACACCACGAGGGCTCCCTCGGTGAACACCACCACATCGCGCGTCCAGCCCGTCACGAACATGCTGAAGTCGAGCATCAGCTCCGACGATGCGAGCACACCCCACTGCCGGTCCTGAATCTCCCAGCCGTGGCAGTAGGGACACTGGAAGATGGCCTTGCCCCACAGCGCCTTGTAGCCGGGCACGTCCGGCAACACGTCCACCATGCCCGTGACCAGCACCACGCGCAGCGTGTCCACCATGTCGCCGCCCTCCAGCAGCACACGGAAGCGCGGGCCGATGCGCTCGATGCCCTCCACCCGCACGTCGCGGACCTCCACGTCGTAGGGCCGGAGCTGCTCGCGGCCAATGCCGCGGAACTCCTTGGGCGGCGTGCCGTCCCGGGTGACGAAGCCATGGATGTGCTCGGCCGCCGCGTTGCGGGGCGAGCCCGCGTCGCAGAGGAGCACCTTCTTGCGCCCACGGCCCAGCACCAGCGCCGCGCTCAGGCCCCCGGGGCCGCCACCTACAATCACCACGTCCTTCGTCTGGGTCGTCATGGCCAATGGCTATTCGCCAGCCCGCCTGCGCGGGAGGGCGCGGCTTCGCACGGAATCGGCGCATCCTCGGGTGTGCGGCCCTCCGGCCACGGTGACGCTTCCTTCCGCGCGGGAACACCCCTTGCAACCTGTGCCGGCTTCGGGAGGACGTCATGCGCAACGCCCTGATGCTCGGACTCACGCTCGCCTCGCTCGCTGCCTCCGCTGCCGAGCGGTGGACCGCGCCCTACGCCCTGGAGGACCAGCAGGGCCGCACGTTCCGCGTCGTCCTCGGCGCCAAGGCCCCGGAGGACGTGGCGTCCCGGCTCGAGTTCATGACGCTCCTCGGGAAGAAGGACCTGGCCACGGCCCGCTTCCAGCGCGTCGAAGCCGTCTGCACCGACCTGTGCGACTCCGGGCGGCCCACGTGCCACACCGTGGGCGTGTACACACAGGAGCCCGGCACGGGCGACGTCGGAGAGGGGCTCGCCGCCCTGCCGGGGCGAGTCGAAGGGACTCTGAGCGCCCCACTCCCCGGCAAGCCCGAGAAGGCCCCCACCGTGAAGCAGTGGGCCGAGAAGGAGTTCCAGGTGCCCGTGGACGAGAGCACCCCCGCCACGCCCCTCCCCGAGGGACTGCGCCCCCTCGCCTACCGCTGGGTGCCTCACGGCGACGCCAGCGCGGTGCTCGAGGAACGGCAGGGCGGAGTGGACTTCTTCGCCCCTCCCTTCCAGCTCACGGACTGTCGCCAGGAGCAGCAGCCTCCCTTCACCCGTCTCACCTGCCCGGGCGCCTCGCTCCTGTACGCGAAGCAGCGGCTCCTCTTCGCCAGCTTCGCCGAGTACGCGGAGCCCACCACCGCGTGGGTCGCCACGCTCCGTTCCGGGGTCCAGGAGGTGTACCTGGTGCGCGTGGGCCTGAAGGCCCAGGCCGTGCCCGGGCTCCTGTTCCGCGACGGGGAACGGTGGCGGCTGCTCATCCGCCCGGCGGACTACCCGCTCCTCTGCTGAGCGATGGCCACCTTTGAGCCGCTCCCCGAAACCGGCGGGAGCCGCCGAACAACGGCCTGCGCTCGCCCCTCCCCGGTGTTAGAGAGCGGCTTCAGCCAAAAGGTAACGGCCATGATTCCCTTTTCCGTCCTCGACCTCTCCCCCATCCCCCAGGGCAGTGACGCCGGTCAGGCCCTCCGCAACACGCTGGACCTGGCCCAGCACGCGGAGCGGTGGGGCTTCAAGCGCTTCTGGCTGGCCGAGCACCACAACATGACGGGCATCGCCAGCGCGGCGACCTCGGTGGTCATCTGCCACGTCGCCAGCGGCACCTCCACCCTCCGCGTCGGCGCGGGCGGCGTCATGCTCCCCAACCACGCGCCACTCATCATCGCCGAGCAGTTCGGCACGCTGGAGGCCCTCTTCCCCGGCCGCATCGACCTGGGCCTGGGGCGCGCGCCGGGCACCGACCAACGCACCGCCCGCGCGCTGCGCCGCGACTTGATGAGCAGCGCGGA contains these protein-coding regions:
- a CDS encoding phosphatase PAP2 family protein — translated: MTSRSPSRATPFTWLVTFLGVGHVALVAATGRLRWDHVAADALLLGVAWAGPRTRRFLAGGLPLWLTGMLLDSQGLWLFLRGTIHTGDLWELERRLFPAPGGLNWPEWWATRFHPVLDLICGFSYAAYLYEVFAVAIFFFVKKDTRFEKVCWAFLLVNAIGVVIYLVYPAAPPWYVLKYGPGPADLAALPSPAGTARFDALLGIHYFASFYARNTNVFGAMPSLHASYPFMMVFFLWHKGWAWRVPAALFSALVSFSAVYLTHHYILDVLAGLTAALAAFLVVEAVFARRTAPAPIAVPLTTSRGDTRA
- a CDS encoding GtrA family protein; amino-acid sequence: MLENLVAWLSGNLSPSARIWTALAPAILACAYFLGGLLLFCIRCAFKGIPRDEETLKRGSTVLVGFFLRHYFFWVIQPLWAVILRSGLPANALSMLSGLLGISAGVALAAGRFALGGWLFLFAGILDVMDGRIARTRKEANPAGAALDSVLDRYVDSAMLMGLAWYYRDTWVLLPALMALLGSSLVPYVRAKGEGLGVSVRDGAMQRLERVLFLGVGTALSPILEAVFWPQEKHPMHWLAVVGLVFVSIMSNYTAITRFRNLVRALAPKRQEARSEKAIYGLNAVAGAVATAADFALVLLLVEWLGILPAWATVVGSVLGAVVNYSINRVFTFKSTAAVSRQLARYAVVSGTSALLNAGGVALFTLHPQLPYALGWWLVRGVVYFAWNLPLQRDYVFNDNASPDALLEQRPHAA
- a CDS encoding protein-tyrosine phosphatase family protein, which gives rise to MSVSLLRDVHHVPGVRGWVRKQVLRSVARCVEWTTKLPGQGLNVSRVNDWLHVGGGVPRSRYAELKARGVTAVIDLRAERCDDAKALAALGIEFFHLPVTDRYPPSVEQLMRGVEWALPRVEQGGHLFTHCEHGVGRGPLMGLAVMVARGWEAPEAYRELRKARWQSTLNDRQLGGLADFVEAWKSRAGERAA
- a CDS encoding AraC family transcriptional regulator, whose amino-acid sequence is MSSESCTPKHFVSQTRRDFEQGRLPIMVERLQVRGSGMRGPASVHTYAVVMLVTRGQSRVRHAGEFAVRAGDVHLIPPGDPHRVSVSDAEGWGLAFHPEVLGGTDAMGEGASRLGPLMRVRQGCHPVLRPTVVQRRRLLRWMRLLGEELAHAERGGDEAALALLRLVLIELERMSSPATTQESPSVGLSRKALTYIETHCIEPLSLAKVARAVGRSSAHVAGVVRQETGRTVGEWILECRMAEARRRLRGTDERVDIIAERVGYADVTHFIRLFRRVHGVTPAAWRRRVTVPEP
- a CDS encoding NAD(P)/FAD-dependent oxidoreductase, yielding MTTQTKDVVIVGGGPGGLSAALVLGRGRKKVLLCDAGSPRNAAAEHIHGFVTRDGTPPKEFRGIGREQLRPYDVEVRDVRVEGIERIGPRFRVLLEGGDMVDTLRVVLVTGMVDVLPDVPGYKALWGKAIFQCPYCHGWEIQDRQWGVLASSELMLDFSMFVTGWTRDVVVFTEGALVVSADKRAQLERAGVRLEERRIRRLVPTADGNALESVELEDGTRVAREFIFARPPQRQVELVQRLGLALDEQGFVKVNEFQETSIPGIFAAGDLTTMLQGALIAASQGAMVGYKMNHTLNMEFAGVSHG